One region of Skermanella mucosa genomic DNA includes:
- a CDS encoding competence/damage-inducible protein A has translation MTQQTREADVTAALLIIGNEILSGRTKDANLPFLAEKLNGIGIRLREARVVPDLEAEIIDAVNALRARYTYVFTTGGIGPTHDDITSECIAKAFGVALERNAEAVARLQAHYKTDQINEARLRMANVPAGGILIDNPVSKAPGFQIGNVFVLAGVPMIMQGMVENLLPRLRGGARMLARTVSCGLPEGTLAEGLEAVQKRFPEIEIGSYPYLRNKEYGVSLVLHGTDEAMLEEATGEVAALVRDLGGEPSVTVGYS, from the coding sequence ATGACCCAGCAAACCCGGGAGGCGGACGTCACCGCCGCCCTGCTCATCATCGGCAACGAGATCCTGTCGGGGCGGACCAAGGATGCCAACCTGCCCTTCCTGGCGGAGAAGCTGAACGGCATCGGCATCCGCCTGCGCGAGGCCAGGGTCGTCCCCGACCTGGAGGCCGAGATCATCGACGCGGTCAACGCGCTGCGCGCCCGCTATACCTATGTCTTCACCACGGGCGGCATCGGCCCGACCCACGACGACATCACGTCGGAATGCATCGCGAAGGCGTTCGGCGTGGCGCTGGAACGGAACGCCGAGGCGGTCGCGCGGCTGCAGGCCCACTACAAGACGGACCAGATCAACGAGGCGCGCCTGCGCATGGCCAATGTCCCGGCCGGGGGAATCCTGATCGACAACCCCGTCAGCAAGGCTCCCGGCTTCCAGATCGGCAATGTTTTCGTGCTGGCCGGCGTGCCGATGATCATGCAGGGCATGGTGGAAAACCTGCTCCCCCGGCTGCGCGGCGGCGCCCGCATGCTGGCCCGGACGGTGAGCTGCGGCCTGCCGGAGGGAACGCTGGCCGAAGGCCTGGAAGCCGTGCAGAAGCGATTCCCCGAGATCGAGATCGGCAGCTATCCCTATCTTCGGAACAAGGAATACGGCGTCAGCCTGGTCCTGCACGGCACCGACGAGGCCATGCTGGAGGAAGCGACCGGAGAGGTGGCGGCCCTGGTCCGCGATCTGGGCGGCGAGCCGTCGGTCACGGTGGGGTATTCCTGA
- a CDS encoding chemotaxis protein CheA, with product MTGAYLDDLDRFKATYFDECAELLAVAEAGLLRLSPQNIDLDEINAVFRAVHSIKGGGGTFGFSQLVTFTHEFEAVMDRLRAQQIGVTTELVDVLIQANDVMARLLTCARDGLPVPAGLADASASDLKRFLQKDASGSAAPTAAPRPQAACKPPPAAALRSFVIYFMPKSDLLLSGNEPAFLLRALKRLGQAEVVCDMGRVPPLFELDGESLYLFWQIALTGTTDEAAIRDVFEFVVDDCQVDIVETTGPADGGEEEAFGLFAENLPYVPPGQLTVYEAGAVEGAQASPARPEGGAGSAAAGGGGGGGSGSGGLGGHTIRVDLDKVDRLVNLVGEMVITQAMISEQLRDVPPGTLQQLVEGLEELSRHTRELQESVMAIRAQQVRSVFSRMPRLVREVAAQTGKEVMLATSGETTEVDKTVVENLVDPLTHMIRNSIDHGLETPDERETVGKPRSGTVHLSAQHRSGRIVIEVADDGRGINRKRVLQKAIEQGLVPAGASLSDEEIDNLIFLPGFSTADAVSAISGRGVGMDVVRRNIASLGGRIGVHSTPGVGTRFVLSLPLTLAVLDGMVISVGEQRFVLPLTNIIESLRPRKADLQSVANQCDVIMARGEYVRLVYVDRLFRIDGAIGDPTRGLVVLVETEEGGRLGLVVDEVLGQQQVVIKSLESNFQRLDGVSAATILGDGRVALILDVAGLQSMSRHTPTRAVPAAALPAA from the coding sequence ATGACCGGCGCCTATCTAGACGACCTCGACCGATTCAAGGCGACCTATTTCGACGAATGCGCCGAGCTCCTCGCCGTCGCCGAGGCGGGGTTGCTGCGCCTCTCGCCGCAGAACATCGACCTGGACGAGATCAACGCCGTGTTCCGCGCCGTCCACTCGATCAAGGGCGGCGGCGGCACCTTCGGCTTCTCCCAGCTGGTCACCTTCACCCACGAGTTCGAGGCGGTCATGGACCGCCTGCGGGCCCAACAGATCGGCGTCACGACCGAGCTGGTGGACGTGCTGATCCAGGCCAACGACGTCATGGCCCGGCTGCTGACCTGCGCCCGCGACGGGCTGCCGGTTCCGGCCGGGCTGGCCGACGCATCCGCCTCGGATCTCAAGCGGTTCCTCCAGAAGGACGCCTCCGGTTCCGCCGCGCCGACAGCGGCGCCCCGTCCGCAGGCCGCGTGCAAGCCGCCGCCGGCCGCCGCCCTGCGCAGCTTCGTCATCTATTTCATGCCCAAGAGCGACCTGCTGCTCAGCGGCAACGAGCCCGCCTTCCTGCTCAGGGCGCTCAAGCGGCTCGGCCAGGCCGAGGTGGTCTGCGACATGGGGCGGGTCCCGCCGCTCTTCGAGCTGGACGGGGAGAGCCTGTACCTGTTCTGGCAGATCGCCCTGACCGGCACCACCGACGAGGCCGCGATCCGCGACGTCTTCGAATTCGTCGTGGACGACTGCCAGGTGGATATCGTCGAGACCACCGGACCCGCCGATGGCGGGGAGGAGGAGGCGTTCGGCCTGTTCGCGGAGAACCTGCCCTATGTACCGCCGGGCCAGCTGACCGTCTATGAGGCCGGCGCGGTGGAAGGCGCCCAGGCCTCCCCGGCGCGGCCGGAGGGCGGCGCCGGTTCCGCCGCTGCCGGCGGTGGCGGTGGCGGTGGCAGTGGCAGCGGTGGGCTGGGCGGGCACACCATCCGCGTCGACCTTGACAAGGTGGACAGGCTGGTCAACCTGGTCGGGGAGATGGTCATCACCCAGGCGATGATCAGCGAGCAGCTCCGCGACGTGCCGCCCGGCACGCTCCAGCAATTGGTCGAAGGGCTGGAGGAGCTGAGCCGCCATACCCGCGAGCTTCAGGAGAGCGTGATGGCGATCCGGGCGCAGCAGGTCCGGTCCGTCTTCTCCCGCATGCCCCGGCTGGTCCGCGAGGTCGCCGCCCAGACCGGCAAGGAAGTCATGCTCGCCACCTCGGGCGAGACCACCGAGGTCGACAAGACCGTGGTCGAGAACCTGGTCGATCCGCTGACCCACATGATCCGCAACTCGATCGACCACGGCCTGGAAACGCCGGACGAGCGGGAGACGGTGGGCAAGCCGCGCAGCGGTACCGTCCATCTTTCCGCCCAGCACCGCTCCGGCCGGATCGTGATCGAGGTGGCCGACGACGGACGGGGGATCAACCGGAAGCGGGTGCTCCAGAAGGCGATCGAGCAGGGACTCGTCCCCGCCGGTGCCAGCCTGTCGGACGAGGAGATCGACAACCTCATCTTTCTGCCCGGATTCTCCACCGCGGACGCCGTCTCGGCCATTTCGGGACGCGGAGTCGGCATGGACGTCGTCCGGCGCAACATCGCCAGCCTCGGCGGACGGATCGGCGTCCATTCGACGCCCGGCGTCGGCACGCGCTTCGTGCTGTCGCTTCCGCTCACCCTGGCCGTGCTGGACGGGATGGTCATTTCGGTCGGCGAGCAGCGCTTTGTCCTGCCCCTGACCAACATCATCGAAAGCCTGCGGCCCCGCAAAGCCGACCTGCAGAGCGTCGCCAACCAATGCGACGTTATCATGGCGCGCGGCGAGTATGTGCGGCTGGTCTATGTCGACCGCCTGTTCCGCATCGACGGCGCGATCGGCGACCCGACGCGGGGGCTGGTCGTGCTGGTGGAGACGGAGGAAGGCGGGCGCCTCGGCTTGGTGGTGGACGAGGTGCTCGGCCAACAGCAGGTCGTCATCAAGAGCCTGGAAAGCAACTTTCAGCGGCTGGACGGCGTCTCCGCCGCCACCATCCTGGGCGACGGGCGCGTCGCACTGATCCTTGATGTCGCCGGCCTGCAGAGCATGAGCCGCCACACCCCTACCCGTGCGGTTCCCGCCGCCGCACTGCCCGCCGCCTAG
- a CDS encoding STAS domain-containing protein, which produces MADLLPLIHSEDEAGKATLSLPDDLDLPVAASLVESLRAAFSEYSDIVVIAATVERASTAAVQALVAATRHAEGTGQRFAIAAPSDVLTDVCGDLGLAGWLKEWSLK; this is translated from the coding sequence GTGGCCGATTTATTGCCCCTGATTCATTCCGAGGACGAGGCCGGCAAGGCAACCCTGAGCTTGCCGGACGATCTCGACCTGCCGGTCGCAGCATCCCTGGTGGAGAGCCTCCGGGCCGCCTTCAGCGAATATTCGGACATCGTCGTGATCGCCGCGACCGTGGAGCGGGCGAGCACGGCCGCCGTGCAGGCGCTCGTGGCGGCGACGCGGCATGCGGAGGGAACCGGACAGCGCTTCGCGATCGCCGCGCCGTCCGATGTCCTGACGGATGTATGCGGGGACCTCGGCTTGGCCGGTTGGCTTAAGGAGTGGAGCCTGAAATGA
- a CDS encoding chemotaxis protein CheW, protein MATVPSAALPAVPRGQAGPVSAEEQYVTFTVGTEEYGVNILSVREIRGWTPETKLPNMPDYVRGVVNLRGIIIPIFDLRARFGGGQTEVTKRHVVVVLQVGERTRGILVDAISDILTVAHDAVKPPPDIDSGLIDQQYLSGLVTAENRMVTLLDVTRLFAGDAVEELSSQHIQIPHQAQA, encoded by the coding sequence ATGGCAACAGTCCCTTCGGCCGCCCTGCCGGCCGTTCCGCGAGGTCAGGCCGGACCGGTCTCGGCCGAGGAACAGTACGTCACCTTCACCGTCGGGACGGAGGAGTACGGCGTCAACATCCTGTCCGTGCGCGAGATCCGCGGCTGGACGCCGGAGACCAAGCTTCCCAACATGCCGGATTACGTGCGCGGCGTGGTCAACCTGCGCGGCATCATCATCCCCATCTTCGATCTGCGCGCCCGCTTCGGCGGCGGGCAGACGGAAGTGACCAAGCGTCACGTGGTCGTGGTCCTGCAGGTCGGCGAACGCACCCGGGGCATCCTGGTCGATGCGATCTCCGATATCCTCACCGTCGCCCACGACGCGGTCAAGCCGCCGCCGGACATCGACAGCGGGCTGATCGACCAGCAATACCTCAGCGGTCTGGTCACGGCGGAGAACCGCATGGTGACCCTGCTGGACGTGACCCGCCTGTTCGCAGGCGACGCCG
- a CDS encoding response regulator produces MKKKVLTVDDSRTMREMVSFTLRGAGFDVVEAIDGQQALVVLASHKVDLILADLNMPNMDGISLIRKVRASGGHRTVPILMLTTESDDAKKQEGRAAGATGWIVKPFNPEKLIQVVQKVMG; encoded by the coding sequence ATGAAGAAGAAAGTGCTGACCGTCGATGACTCGCGGACAATGCGCGAGATGGTCTCGTTCACCTTGCGCGGTGCCGGGTTCGACGTCGTCGAGGCCATCGACGGACAGCAGGCCCTCGTGGTGCTGGCGAGCCACAAGGTCGACCTCATCCTGGCCGACCTGAACATGCCCAACATGGACGGCATAAGCCTGATCCGGAAGGTCAGGGCCAGCGGCGGGCACCGGACCGTGCCGATCCTGATGCTGACGACGGAGTCGGACGACGCCAAGAAGCAGGAGGGGCGGGCAGCCGGGGCGACGGGATGGATCGTCAAGCCGTTCAATCCCGAGAAGCTGATCCAGGTCGTGCAAAAGGTCATGGGCTGA
- a CDS encoding hybrid sensor histidine kinase/response regulator, protein MTTQRADHPDEGLGQPRASWSAPVACAILASAMAGLTLAGIADWPTMEGLAIGLGIGAAAALALWRRARDAERRGQAGRRAEASAMASLTRLREAIDSVPGGFMLLDAAGAVVFGNAEYLGARGELAPAPSPASAPRDAPWEETLGDGRVLLIDRRRTAGGDTVSVFTDITAQKQAEHLLRHRLTALEASADGVAILDQAGTFTYLNDSHARMHGFDDTRDLLGRSWLSLYAAAERIHLQSDALPRLIEEGRWRGEVTGRRRDGSTFAQDLTLTALDDGGMVYIVRDISERRRAEEERARLTEQFHQAQKLEAIGRLAGGIAHDFNNILAAMMGYASFLVEDLDPAAPEHEFAVQLMVAGERAKRLVQQILAFSRSEGVERETVNMIAVLDETVALLRATLPKSINLTCRVDAVSALVHANPTQMSQVLMNLCVNAADAIGTGPGELALEIDMPTLDGGCAEGLREALDLRGDLIPARMGPGERPGSTCMWIGVLPINRDHPVRYVRLTVSDNGSGMPVEVMGRMLEPFFTTKGIGKGTGLGLAAVHGIVSAHRGAMMVESKPGEGTRFQVYLPTLEGAVVEQAHWAANAPRGSERILIVDDEDMVSSVIAQGLERLGYEVGCCISAEEALSVIREEPGAWDLVISDQMMPGMSGQELAARLAEDFPRLPVILCSGYGDPVTELGLDPEIGQILIKPVEAGILAQTVRRMLDQR, encoded by the coding sequence GTGACGACCCAGCGCGCGGATCACCCAGACGAGGGGCTGGGGCAGCCCCGGGCATCATGGTCGGCCCCGGTCGCCTGCGCGATCCTGGCATCGGCGATGGCGGGACTGACGCTGGCCGGCATCGCCGACTGGCCGACGATGGAAGGCCTGGCGATCGGCCTGGGCATCGGCGCGGCGGCGGCTCTCGCCCTCTGGCGACGGGCACGGGATGCCGAGCGCCGCGGCCAAGCCGGTCGGCGGGCGGAGGCGTCAGCCATGGCCTCCCTGACGCGGCTGCGGGAAGCGATCGACTCGGTTCCGGGAGGCTTCATGCTGCTGGATGCCGCCGGCGCGGTGGTATTCGGCAACGCGGAGTATCTCGGCGCGCGCGGGGAGCTTGCGCCGGCGCCGTCCCCCGCATCCGCCCCCCGCGATGCGCCGTGGGAGGAGACGCTGGGCGACGGCCGGGTGCTCCTGATCGATCGCCGCCGCACGGCGGGGGGAGACACCGTCAGCGTCTTTACCGACATCACGGCCCAGAAGCAGGCCGAACACCTGCTGCGGCACCGGCTGACGGCGCTGGAGGCGTCGGCCGACGGCGTCGCGATCCTCGACCAGGCGGGCACCTTCACCTACCTGAACGACAGCCATGCCCGCATGCACGGCTTCGACGACACCCGCGACCTGCTGGGTCGGAGCTGGCTGTCGCTCTACGCCGCCGCCGAGCGGATCCACCTGCAGTCCGACGCGCTGCCCCGCCTGATCGAGGAGGGGCGCTGGCGCGGGGAGGTGACCGGCCGCCGCCGCGACGGCAGCACCTTCGCCCAGGACCTGACGCTGACCGCGCTCGACGACGGCGGCATGGTCTACATCGTGCGCGACATCAGCGAACGCCGGCGCGCCGAGGAAGAACGCGCCCGGCTGACCGAGCAGTTCCACCAAGCCCAGAAGCTGGAGGCGATCGGCCGGCTGGCCGGCGGCATCGCCCACGACTTCAACAATATCCTGGCCGCCATGATGGGCTACGCCTCGTTCCTGGTCGAGGATCTCGACCCGGCCGCGCCGGAGCACGAATTCGCCGTGCAGCTGATGGTCGCGGGCGAGCGCGCCAAGCGGCTGGTCCAGCAGATCCTGGCCTTCAGCCGGTCCGAGGGCGTGGAGCGCGAGACCGTCAACATGATCGCGGTGCTGGACGAGACGGTCGCCCTGCTGCGCGCGACCCTGCCCAAGTCGATCAACCTGACCTGCCGCGTCGACGCGGTTTCGGCGCTGGTCCACGCCAACCCGACCCAGATGAGCCAGGTCCTGATGAACCTGTGCGTCAACGCGGCCGACGCGATCGGCACCGGGCCGGGGGAACTGGCGCTGGAGATCGACATGCCGACCCTGGACGGCGGCTGCGCGGAGGGGCTGCGCGAGGCGCTGGACCTGCGGGGCGACCTGATACCGGCCCGGATGGGTCCCGGCGAGCGTCCCGGCTCGACCTGCATGTGGATCGGCGTGCTGCCGATCAACCGGGACCATCCGGTCCGCTACGTGCGGCTGACCGTGTCCGACAACGGATCCGGGATGCCGGTCGAGGTGATGGGGCGCATGCTGGAGCCCTTCTTCACCACCAAGGGCATCGGCAAGGGCACCGGGCTCGGGCTGGCCGCCGTGCACGGCATCGTCAGCGCCCATCGCGGCGCGATGATGGTCGAGAGCAAGCCCGGCGAGGGAACCCGCTTCCAGGTCTACCTGCCGACCCTGGAGGGCGCCGTGGTCGAGCAGGCCCACTGGGCGGCCAACGCGCCGCGCGGCAGCGAGCGCATCCTGATCGTCGACGACGAGGACATGGTGTCCAGCGTGATCGCCCAGGGCCTGGAGCGGCTGGGCTACGAGGTCGGCTGCTGCATCAGCGCGGAGGAGGCGCTGTCCGTGATCCGCGAGGAGCCGGGCGCCTGGGACCTCGTGATTTCCGACCAGATGATGCCGGGAATGTCGGGCCAGGAGCTGGCGGCCCGGCTGGCGGAGGATTTCCCTCGGCTGCCGGTGATCCTGTGCAGTGGCTACGGCGATCCGGTCACCGAGCTGGGCCTGGACCCGGAGATCGGGCAGATCCTGATCAAGCCTGTCGAAGCCGGGATACTGGCACAAACGGTGCGCCGCATGCTGGACCAGCGCTGA
- a CDS encoding mismatch-specific DNA-glycosylase — MILPDVLAPGLDLVLCGTAPSRASKEAAAYYAMPGNRFWPTLHLVGLTPRLLKPHEYGEVIRYGLGLTDLCKTEWGSDQELTKHCFDVSGFVAKIDRCRPAAVAFDSKNAGKTFFRRASVRYGLQDETLFGAAIFIVPSPSGRARSHWDTAPWQELGEFVARRRAARGS; from the coding sequence ATGATCCTTCCGGACGTCCTTGCCCCCGGCCTCGACCTCGTGCTGTGCGGGACCGCGCCCAGCCGCGCCTCCAAGGAGGCGGCGGCCTATTACGCCATGCCGGGAAACCGGTTCTGGCCGACGCTGCACCTCGTCGGCCTGACGCCCCGATTGCTGAAGCCCCATGAATACGGGGAGGTTATCCGGTACGGGCTGGGACTGACCGACCTGTGCAAGACCGAATGGGGCAGCGACCAGGAGCTGACGAAACACTGTTTCGACGTCTCCGGCTTCGTCGCCAAGATCGACCGCTGCAGGCCGGCCGCGGTCGCCTTCGACAGCAAGAACGCCGGCAAGACCTTCTTCCGGCGTGCTTCCGTCCGGTACGGCCTCCAGGATGAGACCCTGTTCGGCGCCGCGATCTTCATCGTGCCGTCGCCGTCGGGCCGCGCGCGCAGCCACTGGGACACGGCGCCCTGGCAGGAATTGGGCGAGTTCGTGGCCCGGCGCCGCGCCGCCCGCGGTTCCTGA
- a CDS encoding GMC oxidoreductase, protein MNDGDCVGEHRVDLLWSRLRYFGGTTGHWGGNCAPLDEHDFEERAWVPDSGWPFPKTELDDSYPKAYEYCELPSGNFSADYWAAQSASFRERRIALAGDPIGEKIMLKSPPTRFGEVYRTALARPGNRCDVYLHANVVEIETTEEASRVTALRTRGIDGQTCRFRAGIYILASGIENARLLLLSNRVRPRGLGNDHDLVGRYFMAHTTLRTGRAMLSLPEGTASYYATLGWEQRFLSEINPFIDALQPSRAAQEREGILNSVVFFEESYEGEKTPGFVAMRRIAKQIVHGRMPPNLLRDLGIVVGDLDEVVKALYARSFGDRSYKILQTRFFCEQAPDRDSRVMLGDDLDALGQRKLVLDWRLNDLDKRTIIRTQKLLAEQFGALGVGRLQVEFDSEADPWPKGVDSSAHFMGTTRMSTDPRRGVVDGDCRVHGIDNLYVAGGSVMPTSGATMVTVNIVALAVRLAGHLRSRLS, encoded by the coding sequence TTGAATGACGGCGACTGCGTCGGCGAACATCGGGTCGATCTGCTGTGGAGCCGCCTGCGTTATTTCGGCGGAACCACAGGCCACTGGGGTGGCAATTGCGCGCCGCTCGACGAGCATGATTTCGAGGAACGCGCCTGGGTGCCGGACAGCGGCTGGCCGTTCCCGAAAACGGAGCTGGATGACAGCTATCCCAAGGCCTACGAATATTGCGAGCTGCCGTCGGGCAATTTCTCGGCCGACTACTGGGCGGCGCAGTCCGCGTCCTTCCGGGAGCGGCGGATCGCCCTGGCGGGCGATCCGATCGGCGAGAAGATCATGCTGAAAAGCCCGCCGACCCGCTTCGGCGAGGTCTATCGGACAGCGCTGGCCAGGCCGGGGAATCGATGCGACGTCTATCTCCACGCCAATGTCGTGGAGATCGAAACCACCGAGGAGGCCAGCCGGGTCACCGCCCTGAGGACCCGGGGTATCGACGGGCAGACCTGCCGCTTCCGCGCGGGCATTTATATCCTGGCGTCGGGAATCGAGAACGCGCGCCTGCTGCTGCTGTCGAACCGCGTTCGCCCCCGGGGGCTGGGCAATGACCACGACCTGGTCGGCCGCTACTTCATGGCGCACACGACTCTCCGCACCGGGCGGGCGATGCTGTCGCTGCCGGAAGGAACCGCCAGCTATTACGCGACCCTCGGGTGGGAGCAGCGTTTCCTCAGCGAGATAAACCCCTTCATCGACGCGCTGCAGCCCAGCCGCGCCGCGCAGGAGCGCGAGGGTATCCTGAACAGCGTCGTGTTCTTCGAGGAAAGCTACGAAGGCGAAAAGACTCCCGGCTTCGTCGCCATGCGACGGATCGCCAAGCAGATCGTCCATGGCCGCATGCCACCCAACCTGTTGCGTGATCTCGGGATCGTGGTCGGCGACCTGGACGAGGTGGTGAAGGCCCTCTATGCCCGGAGTTTCGGCGACCGCAGCTACAAGATCCTCCAGACCCGGTTCTTCTGCGAGCAAGCGCCCGACCGGGACAGCCGGGTCATGCTCGGGGACGATCTCGACGCACTGGGGCAAAGGAAGCTGGTCCTGGATTGGCGGTTGAACGACCTGGACAAGCGCACGATCATCAGGACCCAGAAACTGCTGGCGGAGCAGTTCGGGGCACTCGGCGTCGGGCGTCTCCAGGTGGAGTTCGACTCCGAAGCCGACCCGTGGCCCAAGGGCGTCGACTCCTCGGCCCATTTCATGGGGACGACCCGGATGAGCACCGATCCCCGCCGCGGTGTCGTCGATGGCGACTGCCGGGTCCACGGCATCGACAATCTTTACGTGGCCGGCGGGTCGGTGATGCCCACGTCGGGCGCCACCATGGTGACCGTGAACATCGTGGCGTTGGCCGTGCGCCTGGCGGGACACCTGCGGAGCCGGCTGAGTTGA
- a CDS encoding response regulator — translation MRILLADDHNMVRDALKSYIERLEPDAEIVSVDSFTTAYKAVDEAGDFALVILDLRMPGMDGLDGLRRMRERLPDVPVVIMSGGASHEDVRTAIDLGAQGFLPKTLTGPALVSAIRLIMAGEKFVPFGAVDAPAYEAAEADGHALLTQREREVLQYLEKGWSNKEIARALELQEVTIKLHIRGICRKLGAKNRTQAALRAQEARRLQ, via the coding sequence ATGCGTATTCTGCTCGCCGACGACCACAACATGGTTCGGGATGCGCTGAAAAGCTATATCGAACGCTTGGAGCCCGACGCCGAGATCGTGTCGGTCGACAGCTTCACCACGGCTTACAAGGCGGTCGATGAAGCCGGCGACTTCGCCCTGGTCATCCTCGACCTGAGGATGCCCGGGATGGACGGGCTGGACGGGCTGCGCAGGATGCGCGAACGGCTTCCCGACGTTCCCGTGGTGATCATGTCCGGCGGCGCCAGCCACGAGGACGTGCGGACCGCGATCGACCTGGGCGCGCAGGGCTTCCTGCCGAAGACGCTTACCGGCCCGGCGCTGGTCTCGGCGATCCGCCTGATCATGGCGGGGGAGAAGTTCGTCCCTTTCGGCGCGGTGGACGCCCCGGCCTATGAGGCCGCCGAGGCAGACGGCCACGCCCTGCTGACCCAGCGCGAGCGGGAGGTCCTCCAGTACCTCGAGAAAGGCTGGTCCAACAAGGAGATCGCCCGCGCCCTGGAGCTTCAGGAAGTCACCATCAAGCTGCATATCCGCGGCATCTGCCGCAAGCTGGGCGCCAAGAACCGGACCCAGGCCGCGCTGCGGGCGCAGGAGGCGCGCCGACTGCAGTGA